A part of Winslowiella toletana genomic DNA contains:
- a CDS encoding putative bifunctional diguanylate cyclase/phosphodiesterase, translating to MLVSSYDQVMVIVSFIVAILASYTALDMAGRVGGNSGKTAIIWLLGGGFAMGIGIWSMHFIGMLAMSLPMVMSYNASLTALSMVIAIAASIFALWIVCYGELPLLRLCIGAVVMGSGVAAMHYTGMAALMFQPGIVWNWGWVACSVLIALGASGAALWLAFNLRKHSAHTGWLRAGAAMIMGIAIAGMHYTGMAAANFPQGSHTTHYGVNSNWLAILVMVVTLAILGITLLVSMLDARMQARTSILASSLAEANRELAQLALHDNLTRLPNRILLEDRLDQAINKATREKSQFALMFMDLDGFKAVNDAFGHHIGDNLLIAVTERMTANMTGHFTLARLGGDEFVLLIEIDDPNDAAAVADMLVKAVDRPFEISRYELVVSLSIGIAVFPGDGVDERELLFNADAAMYHTKNNGRNGYNFFQPSMNSIAQNQLQLINDLWLALEHQQLRLFYQPKYCAPHGPIIGFEALLRWQHPERGLLTPDVFLPLAEKTGIIVNIGNWVIDEACRQLRVWHLQGHPHWSVAVNLSALQFEQNNLVETVVNALENHQIPADLLTLEVTETTAMRDPDESVRILTELTQLGVKASIDDFGTGYSSLLYLKRLPASELKIDRAFVNELQADTEDATIVSAIVALAQSLNLKVVAEGVETTAQQEFLTGLGCNTLQGYLLGRPISPEKVTELRNYVGGEEETK from the coding sequence ATGCTTGTTAGCTCTTACGATCAGGTTATGGTCATCGTCTCGTTTATTGTCGCGATCCTGGCCTCCTATACCGCTCTGGATATGGCCGGGCGCGTCGGCGGCAACAGTGGTAAAACCGCGATTATCTGGCTGCTCGGTGGTGGTTTCGCCATGGGGATAGGCATCTGGTCAATGCATTTTATCGGCATGCTGGCGATGAGTTTACCGATGGTGATGAGCTATAACGCCTCACTGACTGCGCTGTCGATGGTTATCGCCATTGCCGCGTCGATATTTGCCCTGTGGATTGTTTGCTATGGCGAGCTGCCGCTGCTGCGGTTGTGCATCGGTGCCGTAGTGATGGGCAGCGGCGTTGCCGCCATGCACTACACCGGCATGGCCGCACTGATGTTTCAGCCGGGTATTGTCTGGAACTGGGGCTGGGTGGCCTGCTCGGTATTAATTGCACTCGGCGCTTCCGGCGCAGCGCTGTGGCTGGCGTTTAATCTGCGTAAACACAGCGCTCATACCGGCTGGTTACGCGCTGGCGCCGCCATGATTATGGGTATCGCCATTGCCGGTATGCACTATACCGGAATGGCTGCCGCCAACTTTCCGCAAGGCAGTCACACCACGCATTATGGCGTGAACAGCAACTGGCTGGCGATTCTGGTGATGGTGGTGACGCTGGCGATCCTCGGTATCACTCTGCTGGTATCGATGCTGGATGCGCGTATGCAGGCGCGTACTTCCATTCTCGCCTCCTCACTGGCGGAAGCCAATCGCGAACTGGCGCAGCTGGCGCTGCATGATAATCTGACCCGTCTGCCCAACCGTATCCTGCTGGAAGATCGTCTCGATCAGGCGATTAATAAAGCTACCCGCGAAAAATCGCAGTTTGCGCTGATGTTTATGGATCTTGATGGCTTTAAAGCGGTCAACGATGCCTTTGGTCACCATATTGGCGACAACCTGCTGATTGCCGTCACCGAACGTATGACAGCCAATATGACCGGCCACTTTACGCTCGCACGCCTTGGCGGTGATGAGTTTGTGCTGTTAATCGAGATTGATGATCCCAATGATGCCGCCGCCGTCGCCGATATGCTGGTGAAAGCCGTTGATCGACCGTTTGAGATCTCGCGTTACGAACTGGTGGTATCACTGAGTATTGGCATCGCCGTATTTCCGGGCGACGGCGTCGATGAACGCGAGCTGCTATTTAATGCTGATGCGGCGATGTATCACACCAAAAATAATGGCCGTAACGGCTACAACTTCTTCCAGCCATCGATGAACAGCATTGCGCAAAATCAGCTGCAGCTGATTAACGATCTGTGGCTGGCGCTGGAGCATCAGCAACTACGGCTGTTTTATCAGCCAAAATACTGCGCGCCCCACGGCCCGATTATTGGCTTTGAAGCGCTGCTGCGCTGGCAGCATCCGGAGCGCGGCCTGCTGACGCCGGACGTCTTCCTGCCGCTGGCGGAAAAAACCGGCATCATCGTCAATATTGGCAACTGGGTGATTGACGAAGCCTGTCGTCAGCTGCGGGTCTGGCATCTGCAGGGACATCCGCACTGGTCGGTGGCAGTTAACCTGTCAGCGTTGCAATTTGAACAGAACAACCTGGTGGAAACGGTGGTTAATGCGCTGGAAAATCATCAGATACCGGCGGATTTACTGACGCTGGAAGTCACCGAAACCACCGCCATGCGGGATCCGGATGAGAGCGTGCGTATTCTGACCGAATTAACCCAGCTGGGGGTAAAGGCATCGATTGACGATTTTGGCACCGGTTACTCCAGTCTGCTCTATCTGAAGCGCTTACCAGCCAGTGAACTGAAAATCGACCGCGCCTTTGTGAATGAATTACAGGCTGATACCGAAGATGCCACTATCGTCTCGGCGATTGTCGCGCTGGCGCAATCACTCAATCTGAAGGTGGTGGCTGAAGGGGTGGAAACCACCGCACAGCAGGAATTTCTGACCGGGCTGGGTTGCAATACGCTACAGGGATATCTGCTGGGTCGTCCCATTTCTCCGGAGAAAGTGACGGAGCTGAGAAATTATGTCGGTGGCGAGGAAGAGACAAAATAG
- the exbD gene encoding TonB system transport protein ExbD, producing MAMRLNEDLDSNGEMHEINVTPFIDVMLVLLIIFMVAAPLATVDVRVNLPASTSAPQPRPEKPVYLSIKADKQLFIGNEAVSTSNLVAVLEAQTEGKKDTTIFFQADKSVDYETLMGVMDSLRQAGYLKIGLMGMETVSK from the coding sequence ATGGCCATGCGATTAAACGAAGATCTCGACAGCAACGGTGAAATGCATGAGATCAACGTCACGCCGTTTATCGACGTGATGCTGGTGCTGCTGATCATATTTATGGTTGCCGCGCCGCTGGCGACAGTGGATGTCCGCGTTAATCTGCCTGCGTCAACCAGTGCGCCACAACCGCGTCCGGAAAAACCGGTCTATCTGTCGATTAAAGCGGATAAGCAGCTGTTTATCGGCAATGAAGCCGTCAGCACCAGTAACCTGGTTGCGGTGCTTGAAGCGCAGACCGAAGGGAAAAAAGACACCACTATTTTCTTCCAGGCGGATAAAAGCGTCGATTACGAAACCCTGATGGGCGTAATGGATTCACTGCGTCAGGCTGGCTATCTGAAGATTGGTTTGATGGGTATGGAAACCGTCAGTAAGTAA
- the exbB gene encoding tol-pal system-associated acyl-CoA thioesterase: MTNNLMQTDLSVWGMYEHADIVVKAVMIGLLLASVITWAIFFSKSVELLSAKRRLKREQQALASVRSLNEATENSKSFKAGSLSTQLIHEALNELELSAGSDDNDGIKERTGFRLERRVAAFSRHAGRGNGYLATIGAIAPFVGLFGTVWGIMNSFIGIAKTQTTNLAVVAPGIAEALLATAIGLVAAIPAVVIYNVFARMIANYKASLGDVAAQVLLLQSRDLDLANSADTHRSAAAHKLRVG, encoded by the coding sequence GTGACCAATAATCTGATGCAAACAGATCTCTCTGTTTGGGGTATGTATGAACATGCCGACATCGTAGTAAAAGCGGTAATGATTGGACTGTTGTTGGCATCCGTCATCACCTGGGCGATCTTCTTCAGTAAGAGCGTCGAACTGCTGTCAGCGAAACGCCGTCTGAAGCGTGAGCAGCAGGCGCTGGCGAGCGTGCGTTCGTTGAATGAAGCAACGGAAAACAGCAAAAGTTTTAAAGCGGGCAGTCTCAGTACTCAGCTGATTCATGAAGCGCTGAACGAACTGGAACTCTCTGCCGGTTCAGATGATAACGACGGCATTAAAGAGCGCACCGGCTTCCGCCTGGAGCGTCGTGTGGCGGCCTTTAGCCGACATGCCGGCCGTGGTAATGGTTATCTTGCCACCATCGGCGCCATCGCGCCGTTCGTCGGTCTGTTCGGTACTGTCTGGGGCATTATGAACAGCTTTATCGGCATTGCGAAAACCCAGACCACCAATCTGGCGGTGGTTGCGCCAGGTATCGCTGAAGCGCTGCTGGCGACCGCGATTGGTCTGGTGGCGGCGATCCCGGCGGTGGTGATTTACAACGTCTTTGCCCGCATGATTGCAAACTACAAAGCCTCGCTGGGCGATGTGGCGGCGCAGGTATTGCTGTTGCAGAGCCGCGATCTGGATCTGGCCAATAGTGCCGATACGCATCGCAGCGCCGCGGCGCACAAGCTGCGGGTGGGTTAA
- a CDS encoding TRAP transporter substrate-binding protein produces the protein MNLTRTVLSLCLLTASFPALQAATLRAADVHPKGYPNVVAVEHMGQKLAQATDDRLEIKVFPSGVMGDEKQMIEQAQLGAIDIIRVSMAPVAAILPEIEVFTLPYVFRDEDHLHKVLDGQIGQQIGDKITNNPASKLVFLGWMDGGTRNLITKQPVLKADDLRGMKIRVQGSPVAIDTLKAMGANAVPMGVSEVFSGMQTGVIDGTENNPPTFVAHNYLPVVKNYTLSGHFIIPELFLYSKVKWDKLSKEDQQLIIKLAKEAQAEQRQLWATYNQQSIDKMKAGGVQFHDIDKTPYIAATKPVRDKYAAQHQQLMQAIADVQ, from the coding sequence ATGAATTTAACCCGAACTGTACTCAGCTTGTGTTTGTTGACTGCCTCATTCCCTGCGCTGCAAGCCGCTACCCTCCGTGCCGCCGACGTCCACCCCAAAGGTTATCCCAACGTAGTGGCGGTAGAACATATGGGTCAGAAGCTGGCGCAAGCCACCGATGATCGCCTTGAAATTAAAGTGTTTCCCAGCGGCGTAATGGGGGATGAAAAACAGATGATCGAGCAGGCGCAGCTGGGTGCAATCGATATTATTCGTGTCTCGATGGCGCCGGTGGCGGCGATTCTGCCAGAGATCGAAGTCTTTACCCTGCCCTATGTGTTCCGTGATGAAGATCATCTGCATAAGGTGCTGGATGGCCAAATCGGCCAGCAGATTGGCGATAAAATTACTAATAACCCCGCTTCAAAGCTGGTGTTTCTTGGCTGGATGGATGGCGGAACGCGCAATCTGATCACCAAACAACCGGTACTGAAAGCTGACGATCTGCGCGGGATGAAAATCCGCGTGCAGGGCAGTCCGGTAGCGATTGATACGTTAAAAGCGATGGGCGCCAATGCGGTGCCGATGGGCGTCAGTGAAGTGTTTAGCGGCATGCAGACCGGGGTGATTGACGGTACGGAAAACAATCCACCGACTTTTGTCGCCCATAACTATCTGCCGGTAGTTAAAAATTACACCCTGAGCGGCCACTTTATTATTCCGGAGCTGTTTCTCTATTCAAAAGTGAAATGGGACAAGCTGAGCAAGGAAGATCAGCAGCTGATTATCAAACTGGCGAAAGAGGCGCAGGCGGAGCAGCGCCAGCTATGGGCGACCTACAATCAGCAGTCGATTGATAAAATGAAAGCCGGTGGCGTGCAGTTCCATGACATCGATAAAACCCCCTATATCGCCGCCACTAAACCGGTGCGCGATAAATATGCCGCGCAACATCAGCAGCTGATGCAAGCCATCGCTGACGTTCAATAA
- a CDS encoding TRAP transporter small permease yields MANKCHSLMDGIYLAAMVLSGAALLVMTLVVPFAIFMRYVLNDGSPWPEPLAIMCMVTFTFIGAAVSYRAGSHIAVSMLTDRLPENLRLLASRVADLLMLVISLFILWYSSQLCLQLWGQPIAEFPLLSAGQSYLPVPIGAALTLLFVLERLAFGSQEHRPVVIMGNT; encoded by the coding sequence ATGGCCAATAAATGTCACAGCCTGATGGATGGGATCTATCTGGCGGCAATGGTGCTTTCCGGCGCCGCGCTGCTGGTAATGACGCTGGTGGTGCCCTTTGCCATTTTTATGCGCTACGTGCTGAACGACGGCTCGCCATGGCCGGAACCGCTGGCGATTATGTGTATGGTGACCTTTACCTTTATCGGCGCGGCGGTGAGCTATCGTGCCGGTTCGCATATTGCCGTATCAATGCTGACGGACCGGCTGCCGGAAAACCTGCGCCTGCTGGCGTCACGCGTCGCCGATCTGCTGATGCTGGTGATTTCGCTGTTTATTCTCTGGTACAGCAGCCAGCTCTGTCTGCAACTGTGGGGCCAGCCGATCGCGGAATTCCCGCTGTTAAGCGCCGGGCAGAGCTATCTGCCGGTGCCGATCGGCGCCGCGCTGACGCTGCTGTTTGTGCTGGAACGTCTGGCGTTTGGTTCGCAGGAACATCGTCCGGTTGTCATTATGGGTAATACCTGA
- a CDS encoding TRAP transporter large permease, producing MDAFVLLFSLAVLLAVGMPVAYAVGLSALVGAWWIDLPLEALMIQMTSGVNKFSLLAIPFFILAGAIMAEGGIARRLVNFAYVFVGFIRGGLSLVNIVASTFFGAISGSSVADTASIGSVMIPQMEEKGYPRDYAAAVTASGSVQAILIPPSHNAVIYSLAAGGTVSIAALFVAGVLPGLLLGITLMVMCIAFAHRRNYPKGERIPFKQALKILLDALWGLMTVVIILGGILSGVFTATESAAIACLWSFFVTMFIYRDYKWHELPKLMCRTVKTVTIVMVLIGFAAAFGAVMTWMQLPDRITDFFTSISDNKYVILMCINIMLLLIGTLMDMAPIILILTPVLLPVTNALGIDPVHFGMIMMVNLGIGLITPPVGSVLFVASAVSKQKIEQVVSAMLPFYGALLFILLLITYVPAISLWLPRLAGVMTG from the coding sequence ATGGATGCTTTTGTACTGCTTTTTAGCTTAGCTGTATTGCTGGCGGTCGGCATGCCGGTCGCCTATGCGGTGGGACTCAGCGCGCTGGTCGGCGCCTGGTGGATCGATCTGCCGCTGGAAGCGCTGATGATTCAGATGACCAGCGGCGTAAATAAATTCTCGTTGCTGGCGATCCCCTTCTTTATTCTCGCCGGAGCGATTATGGCCGAAGGCGGTATTGCGCGACGGCTGGTGAATTTCGCCTATGTGTTTGTCGGCTTTATCCGCGGCGGCCTGTCGCTGGTGAATATTGTCGCCTCCACCTTTTTTGGCGCCATTTCCGGCTCTTCGGTGGCTGATACCGCCTCGATTGGATCGGTAATGATCCCGCAGATGGAGGAGAAAGGCTATCCGCGCGATTACGCCGCCGCAGTGACTGCCAGTGGATCGGTGCAGGCGATCCTGATCCCGCCGAGCCATAACGCGGTGATCTATTCGCTGGCGGCGGGCGGCACGGTGTCGATTGCCGCGCTGTTTGTGGCTGGCGTGCTGCCGGGTCTGCTGCTGGGGATCACCCTGATGGTGATGTGCATCGCCTTTGCCCATCGCCGCAACTACCCGAAGGGCGAGCGTATTCCCTTTAAACAGGCGCTAAAAATTCTGCTCGATGCGCTCTGGGGCCTGATGACAGTGGTGATTATCCTCGGCGGGATTCTCAGCGGGGTGTTTACCGCTACCGAGTCCGCGGCGATTGCCTGCCTGTGGTCCTTTTTCGTCACCATGTTTATCTATCGCGACTATAAATGGCATGAACTGCCGAAACTGATGTGCCGCACGGTGAAAACCGTCACCATTGTGATGGTATTGATCGGCTTTGCCGCCGCCTTTGGCGCCGTAATGACCTGGATGCAACTACCGGATCGCATCACCGACTTCTTCACCAGCATCTCCGATAATAAGTATGTGATCCTGATGTGCATTAATATCATGCTGCTGCTGATTGGCACTCTGATGGATATGGCGCCAATTATTCTGATATTAACCCCGGTGCTGCTGCCGGTGACCAACGCGCTTGGCATCGATCCGGTGCATTTTGGCATGATTATGATGGTCAATCTGGGGATCGGCCTGATTACACCGCCGGTCGGTTCGGTGCTGTTTGTCGCCAGTGCGGTCAGCAAGCAGAAGATTGAACAGGTCGTCAGCGCGATGCTGCCGTTCTATGGCGCGCTGCTGTTTATTCTGTTGCTGATTACCTATGTGCCGGCCATCTCGCTGTGGCTGCCACGACTGGCTGGCGTGATGACTGGCTAA
- the metC gene encoding cystathionine beta-lyase, with the protein MTTKKIETTLISAGRAKKFTQGSVNSVIQRASSLVFDTVADKKRAAAGRASGELFYGRRGTLTHFSLQEAMTELEGGAGCALYPCGAAAVANAILAFVAAGDNILMSGSVYEPTQDFCTKILSKMNVSTSWFDHSSGAEIADLVQPNTKVVFLESPASITMEVQDVPAIVAAVRSKAPDAVIMLDNTWGAGILFRALDFGVDISIQAGTKYLIGHSDAMIGTAVANERCWAQLRENSYLMGQMVDADTAYMASRGLRTLAVRLRQHEESGLRIASWLAEREEVAVVNHPALPQCKGHQFWQRDFSGSSGLFSFVLKEKLTAQQLADYLDHFEHFSMAYSWGGYESLILANQPEELAEIRPVAGVDFSGTLVRVHIGLENVDDLIDDLAAGFARLTQ; encoded by the coding sequence ATGACGACGAAGAAAATTGAGACCACACTGATCAGTGCTGGTCGGGCAAAAAAATTCACTCAGGGTTCGGTTAACAGCGTTATTCAGCGCGCCTCTTCACTGGTTTTTGACACCGTGGCCGATAAAAAACGCGCCGCCGCCGGACGCGCCAGCGGCGAGCTGTTTTATGGCCGTCGCGGCACCCTGACCCACTTTTCATTACAGGAAGCGATGACCGAGCTGGAAGGCGGCGCGGGCTGCGCGCTCTATCCATGCGGTGCGGCGGCGGTAGCCAATGCGATTCTCGCCTTTGTCGCCGCGGGCGATAATATCCTGATGAGCGGCTCGGTGTATGAACCGACGCAGGACTTCTGCACGAAAATCCTTAGCAAAATGAATGTCTCCACCAGCTGGTTCGATCACAGCAGCGGCGCGGAAATTGCCGATCTGGTGCAGCCGAATACCAAAGTGGTGTTCCTTGAATCACCGGCGTCGATCACCATGGAAGTGCAGGATGTTCCGGCGATTGTCGCCGCGGTGCGCAGTAAAGCGCCGGATGCGGTGATTATGCTGGATAACACCTGGGGAGCTGGCATTCTGTTCCGCGCCCTCGATTTTGGCGTGGATATCTCAATTCAGGCCGGGACGAAATATCTGATCGGTCACTCTGACGCCATGATTGGTACTGCCGTGGCCAATGAGCGCTGCTGGGCGCAGCTGCGGGAAAATTCCTATCTGATGGGTCAGATGGTGGATGCCGATACCGCCTATATGGCCAGCCGTGGCTTGCGCACGCTGGCTGTCCGTCTGCGTCAGCATGAAGAGAGCGGCCTCCGCATCGCCAGCTGGCTGGCGGAACGTGAGGAAGTGGCGGTGGTTAATCATCCGGCGCTGCCGCAGTGCAAAGGGCATCAGTTCTGGCAACGTGATTTTAGCGGCAGCAGCGGCCTGTTCTCCTTTGTGCTGAAAGAGAAATTAACCGCGCAGCAGCTGGCTGATTACCTCGATCATTTTGAGCATTTCAGCATGGCCTACTCCTGGGGTGGCTATGAGTCGCTGATTCTGGCCAACCAGCCGGAGGAGCTGGCGGAAATCCGTCCTGTCGCCGGTGTCGACTTTAGCGGTACACTGGTGCGCGTCCATATCGGCCTGGAAAATGTTGATGACTTAATCGACGACCTGGCCGCCGGATTTGCCCGACTGACGCAATAA
- a CDS encoding DedA family protein: protein MGVLHEIVQALWHQDFAALANPDVVWIVYGVMFITLFLENGLLPASFLPGDSLLLLAGAMVAKGVMDFIPTMVILTTAASLGCWLSYLQGRWLGNTQLVKSWLLHLPAQYHQRAWHMFNRHGLMALLVGRFLAFVRTLLPTMAGISGLKNGRFQFFNWLSGLLWVTIVVAFGYGISQVPFIKRHEDQMMAVLMILPVALLFIGLTGSIVMVWKHKKNKQRA from the coding sequence ATGGGTGTGTTACATGAGATTGTGCAGGCGCTTTGGCATCAGGATTTTGCTGCGCTGGCCAATCCGGATGTGGTGTGGATTGTCTATGGAGTGATGTTTATTACTCTGTTTCTGGAAAATGGCTTGCTGCCCGCCTCCTTCTTACCCGGCGACAGCCTGCTGCTGCTGGCTGGCGCAATGGTGGCCAAAGGGGTGATGGACTTTATCCCGACCATGGTGATCCTGACCACCGCCGCCAGTCTCGGCTGCTGGTTAAGCTATTTACAGGGCCGCTGGCTCGGTAATACCCAGCTGGTGAAAAGCTGGCTGTTGCATCTGCCCGCGCAATATCATCAGCGCGCCTGGCATATGTTTAATCGTCACGGCTTAATGGCGCTGCTGGTAGGACGTTTTCTCGCTTTTGTGCGTACATTGTTACCGACAATGGCCGGTATTTCGGGGCTGAAAAACGGTCGTTTTCAGTTCTTTAACTGGCTGAGTGGCTTGCTGTGGGTGACGATTGTCGTGGCGTTTGGCTATGGCATCAGCCAGGTGCCGTTTATTAAACGTCATGAAGATCAGATGATGGCGGTGCTGATGATTCTGCCGGTTGCGCTGCTGTTTATCGGTCTGACCGGCAGCATTGTGATGGTGTGGAAACACAAAAAGAACAAGCAGCGGGCCTGA
- a CDS encoding AraC family transcriptional regulator produces MDHQAICTRLAQQLLALQASGKAASVKDINLFCASQPSGRTPVMYKPGIVILFQGQKTGYLGTSVFHYDATKYLMLTVPLPFECETFATAEAPLAGLSLHVDTITLQDLLIDIGDDDSFHPQPQTRGIHSSLLTEEMLCACERLLDVMSSPRDARVLGPQIVREILYHVLVGPCGGALLSLISRQTQFSQITRALRRIEHHYTDNLSVELLAAEVNMSVSAFHHNFKAVTSTSPLQYLKSYRLHQARMMMLHDGLKASAAAMKVGYESASQFSREFKRFFGVTPGEEVSRMRAP; encoded by the coding sequence ATGGATCATCAGGCTATCTGTACACGGCTGGCGCAGCAGCTGCTGGCACTTCAGGCCAGCGGCAAAGCGGCGTCGGTGAAGGACATTAATCTGTTTTGCGCCAGTCAGCCATCGGGCCGTACGCCGGTGATGTACAAGCCGGGGATTGTGATTCTGTTTCAGGGGCAGAAGACCGGTTACCTCGGCACCAGTGTATTTCATTACGATGCCACCAAGTATCTGATGCTGACGGTGCCGCTGCCGTTTGAGTGCGAGACTTTTGCCACCGCAGAAGCCCCGCTGGCCGGATTATCTCTGCATGTTGATACCATCACGCTGCAGGATCTGCTGATTGATATCGGTGATGACGACAGCTTCCATCCGCAGCCGCAAACGCGCGGGATTCACTCGTCGCTGCTGACCGAAGAGATGCTGTGCGCCTGCGAACGCCTGCTGGATGTGATGTCCAGCCCGCGCGACGCCCGGGTGCTGGGGCCGCAGATTGTGCGTGAGATCCTCTACCATGTGCTGGTGGGGCCGTGTGGCGGTGCGCTGCTGTCGCTGATTAGTCGTCAGACGCAGTTCAGCCAGATAACCCGCGCGCTGCGCCGCATCGAGCATCACTATACTGACAACCTCAGCGTTGAACTGCTGGCTGCCGAGGTCAATATGAGTGTGTCAGCGTTTCATCATAACTTTAAAGCGGTGACCAGCACCTCGCCATTGCAGTATCTGAAAAGCTATCGTCTGCATCAGGCGCGTATGATGATGCTGCACGACGGTCTGAAGGCCAGCGCGGCGGCAATGAAAGTAGGCTATGAGAGCGCATCGCAGTTTTCGCGCGAATTTAAGCGCTTCTTTGGCGTCACGCCGGGAGAGGAAGTGTCGAGAATGCGCGCGCCCTGA
- the dkgA gene encoding 2,5-didehydrogluconate reductase DkgA, with translation MADQPIIKLRDGNMMPQLGLGVWQASIEDARNAAVKALSVGYRSIDTAAIYKNEEAIGQALQETDVPRDDIFITTKLWNDDQLNAEQALETSLKKLQLESVDLYLMHWPCPQKDNYVAAWNAIIALQKQGLTKSIGVCNFNQPHLKRLIDETGVTPVVNQIELHPMLQQRELHAWNAMHQIQTESWSPLAQGGKGVFDQEIIKNLAKKYGKTPAQIVIRWHLDSGLVVIPKSITPARIEENFKVFDFRLEKPEISDIAKLDKGNRLGPDPDELN, from the coding sequence ATGGCAGATCAACCGATTATTAAACTCCGCGATGGCAATATGATGCCGCAACTGGGGCTTGGCGTCTGGCAGGCAAGTATTGAGGACGCACGCAATGCGGCAGTTAAAGCGCTTAGCGTTGGTTATCGTTCGATAGACACCGCCGCCATTTATAAAAATGAAGAGGCCATTGGTCAGGCGCTGCAGGAAACGGATGTGCCGCGTGACGATATCTTTATTACCACCAAACTGTGGAATGACGACCAGCTAAATGCCGAACAGGCGCTGGAAACCAGCCTGAAAAAACTGCAGCTGGAGAGTGTTGATCTCTATCTGATGCACTGGCCTTGTCCGCAAAAAGACAACTATGTGGCAGCGTGGAACGCGATTATTGCGTTACAAAAACAGGGGCTGACCAAAAGCATCGGCGTCTGTAACTTCAACCAGCCGCATCTGAAACGCCTGATTGATGAAACCGGCGTCACGCCGGTGGTTAACCAGATTGAGCTGCACCCGATGCTGCAACAGCGTGAACTGCATGCGTGGAATGCGATGCATCAGATTCAGACCGAATCCTGGAGCCCGCTGGCGCAGGGAGGTAAAGGGGTCTTTGATCAGGAGATTATTAAAAACCTGGCGAAGAAATATGGCAAAACCCCGGCGCAGATTGTGATTCGCTGGCACCTCGACAGCGGCCTGGTGGTGATCCCGAAATCCATCACCCCGGCGCGCATTGAAGAGAATTTTAAAGTGTTTGATTTCCGTCTGGAAAAACCGGAGATCAGCGACATTGCGAAGCTGGATAAAGGCAACCGGTTAGGCCCGGATCCGGATGAGCTGAATTAA